GCCTAGTCCTTGTTGGACTAATAATGCAGCTGGTCCTCTTATGATGATATTATTATCTACATAGTTGACTTCTCCATTTACCTCTGATGGAGCTTTTCTTCgacattcagtgctatagtgccctaATTGATTGCATCTATAACACTAGATATTTCTCTTGTCATGATTGTTGTAACTGTCTCTCCATCCTCTAGGATTAAATGTTTGTTGTCCTCAGCCTCCTCTAGTGGTGTTTCTACCACTTCTTCCTCTAAATTCTATGTTCCAAAATCCTCTTCCTTTGAATTGTTGAAATTCCCCTCGTATTTGTTGACCGATTCCTTGAGTGGTATATCCACTTGTTGAAATCTCCCTTCTCTCTTTGAGAGACAACTTTGATTGTAAGGCATGATCAATTGCCTTATCtctatttcttttcacaatcttttgctcatgagcttgcaaagaactcataagctcatccactatcaacttgtccacttctttgGATTCTACAATAGCtacaataacaaaatcaaattttggatctagggatctcaaattTTTCTCAATAATTCGAGCATCTGAGAGgacttctccatttcttctcatctgattgactatcaccataattcttATGTGATAATTAGAAATAGATTCTGatgacttcatttgcaataattcaaattcacctcgcaaagattgaagacgaatcttcttgattctgtcagcacctttgtatttttgttggagagcctcccatatttcttttgatgtttctACGGAAGTTATGATCTCAAATGTGGCTACATCAATACCTTGATAAatgatggtctttgctttgttgtctttctttctattggcTCTCAAGACttgtttttatgccttttgTAATGAATCTTTtgcttctttggactctggttcatcataaccatatTTCACAATCTCTATACACTCTTGTGaaccaagaaatgccttcaatttGATACACTAATTATCATAATTGTCTTTGGTCAACTTTGGGATAAGTGTTTGTGCATTTTCTATGGTCATTTTATTCTtagaatgactatatcaccttctAAGAGTTGGTTTTGGCAAAACAAACACTGTAGATGGATCCAGAATGCTCAAAACAGTAGGGAACCAGTTTCACTTGGTTGAAAATGGGTCAGAAATGGGCTGAATCGGTCAGGAAATTGATTCTGGATGTCGGGCGGTTCGTtggggttgaaccgggaatattttAGGGAATATTCTCTTGGCTCGGCTTGGCGGCTCTTAGGCGGCTTGGCGCGGCTCAATATATGGCCCACGTGTAGCTCAATCGTCTTCTTCCTTGGGGCACATCGGATGCGGGTGGGCTATAGTACTGTAGTTTCAGGAGGCGCGTGGGAGACACCCCTTGCTCCGATGAATCTGATTTTTGCACCAATGAGTTTGAATGGATGAactctacactgtggaatggTCAAAATgggttttgaaaaattttgaaaatttaggtATATCCTAGAAACTCCTCTATTTTCTAATGAacgaggctctgataccaattattGGTAGGAAAGATCACTTGTGGTGGCTTTAAATACTCAAAGAAGATAAAACACATTGTTTTTACTTCAAAATAACAAGAAGATTACAAGCTCTCAAAGTCACCCACTCTTTCTCTCTTGTATTTTCCACACACATTGCAATGCTCTCTTGatgtctatttataggcatgaaCGGTAGGATAGAAAAGGAAAACCAGAGAACATGCAGAATATATTCCATCAGCTTATCTTTCTACTTTTTGCTAAAGTAGATGAGTTGTTCTACTTTGTTGCTTTAATACAGTGGGACTACTTCACATGGTAATGTTCTAACAGCTGGATCTCATGATTGAGTTTACAGCAACACGgcattctattattattttcttgaagcTGATAAGCATTCAAAGGAGCACTTGCCTCTTCTTCTTCGGCTAAATGGAGGTTCGTTACTCCTTACTCTATTTATCAAAGCCCTTTCCATTTTCATATTTGAGATCAGACAAAGTTATTACAAATGTCATAATGTATCCCATAAAGAATTCTGAAGAATGAAATATTAGTCCTTGAAAAACGTAACcacataaaataagataatttcggaattaatgtttaatttaccCCATCTATAAGACGTTAGCAGCAAAGGCTATTCGTATATGCAACGTCTTTGTAGTTGATCTGTTGATGGAGTAGCTTCATATTGACACAGGCCCTGGTTGTTCATCATTGGCTTATGGGGCGCGATGCAAGAGCATGGACCATTTCGTGTACACAGCAACGGGAAAACTCTTTACAGAGAAACAGATATTCATGGAATAATGGCATGATTTATCTTCAATGTTTATTCTTATCTTTCAAATAGAATAATGTTGAAAATGAGGTTAGTTTTCTTGGggattttcttgataaattaatttgagatgctttttttttttttttagttgaaatgtTTTGTTTGTGGAGTCCCCTGCTGGACTAGGGTTTTCATACTCTAATTCAACGTGGAAGACTAATGGACGTAGACAAAGAGCTGCAGAAAATTATAGGTTCCTTGTAAATTGGTTAGAGAGATTTCCCGAATACAAAAACAGAGATTTTTATTTAGCCGGAGAGAGCTATGCAGGACACTATGCGCCTCAACTTGCACATACTGTTGTTCTTCACCATAATAAGAAGGCTAGTACTGTTAGAcagtgatatttatatataaatgaaacaGAGATAAAGAAGGAGCAGAGAGTAGAAAGGAAGAATAACAGAGAATGAATCTGTTATACAGAGAAGCAGAAGATGAAATTCATGCACTGTTATACTATTACTTTTGCTTAAGTGTTTACATTATTCATCCTCAGTTTATATATGCAGTATTGGAAAGATACCACACGAAGAATGTTCACTCAAAGGGGTCCTGGTATTCCGGATGGAATGTCATTTGTTCAACATACCCAACCCACAACTGTTCCAAGCAAAAATATTCATAGGTAGATCAAAACCATGACAGAACAAAACTTAGCAAGTTGAGAAACTTACAACTGATTGACTGATGTCCACTCGTCTACTTCTCTGTCAATGTTCCCCCGAACTCCCTCTTCATACCCTATAAGATCTTGCAATGTTCCCAAGCCCAGAGCCGCTGCATCATGTAACATTTCCTGAGTTTCCTTATCTAAATCAAAACCATTAGCTTGATTATTCTCACAGACTGTCTGGAACCGGACATTGCCTTGCTTAATTCTTGAATTAAGAGAATCAGAAGAGACACATTTCTCAATAGTGTTAGCTACACTACCACTAGCTTGCAACAGTTTTAGTTTCCTTGATTTGCTTCTAGCATTCCTGTTGTTTTCGTTGATCGCTTCTGAGGAGGCCTTTTGGCTGCACTGAGAGTTCAAAAGGGTTGGTAGATGAGCATGTGTATCACTGGTCTCTGTATCCATGGATGCATGATTAGAGGTAATATCTTCATGTTTATCAGTAGATGACTTAATAGCAGGGGGTGAgccgttttcttttttagatgtGTTTCTAAAAGAGTTAGGAACAATATCTGATATGTCATTAAGAGCCAAAGCATGCATGTCTTTCTTCCCCTTCTTCCCTTTTCCATATGTATATTTAGGGCCAAGTCTTCTGGTTAGTctaagctttttcctttttctttcctttagcTCCATTTCCACTACTTCTTAGGGCTCTGCCAGGTCACGTATGAAATCAGAGAATGAGTTTTGCAATTGGTTCTAGTCTAAATTCAAGGCTCTGATTGTTTTGGAGGAGGGCTTTACATTACTCATCCTCAGTTTATATATGCAGTATTGGAAAGATACCACACAGAGAATGTTCACTCAATATAATGCTAACAGATTCTCTTTTCTAACAAATAATAGTAATGGCAttctaacaatattaattgCTAATTTTTTGACACCTGGCATCATTAGGACAGTTGATATCTTTACAGATACGACTATATATAGTCAACCTCAAAGGGGTCCTGGTATGCGTCTCCCCTCCTTTAATCTGTTCATTTTTAACACACGGAGTTCTTTCTTAGCATCCCTTTCACTTATTAGCTTAATTTagttttaacaacttcattttttcgagtaattttttgcttttaatcaATCACCATAATTTATCTCAAGAAATTTCTGATCATGAGCacattattgaaattaaatctCATCCAATCCAGAAGATTAAGCTAATAATACAGGATGTTTATTCTCAACAAAATGCATGTGTAAGGTCCAGCAGATTTAGCTATGGTGCAGATTGGAAATGCTGCGATAGGTGATGAAACCGATAATCAAGGGATGTATGACTTCTTTGGAACCCATGCTCTAATTTCATATGACAACTTGCGTAAATCCGACGTTACTGTGATTTCTCAAGAGCCCATGAATCTGCTGTGTGTCATCATAGCTTGTTGAAAACAGATGCAGGTGTTTGGAATGCTATTGATGTTTACAACACCTATGGTCCCTTGTGCCTTGACGGTAATCTCACATCGAGGCCCAGGAAGACTTCAGTAAGTAAAAACAAGTTCTTCTCaacaaatagaaagaaagaaaacgcatgaataataataatacttcgTTCCAGTTTTCACTTATTTTCTGGGCAGATTACTTCTGTTTTTTAGCGAAATTGGAAGTTAATTCTGCCGAGTATGGAATTGAAACTCGGAGGTTTTTCTGATGATCAATTATTTTAGAAACCTGATTAATAATCAAGTATATACGTGACTTAGCTTGAATTACTTTGTGTGGCAGTTGATGAACTTCGATCCCTGCAGTGATTATTACGTGTATGCATATCTTAATCGACCTGACGTCCAAGAAGCCATGCATGCCAATGTCACGAAGCTCACTTATGATTGGGAACCACGCGGCGATTTCAACTGGGTTGACAGTGCCTCTACCATTCTTCCCTTGCTGAAGGAGTTGATGGAAAATGGACTTCGAGTATGGTTATTCAGGTTAGTAACATTAATCGTGTTGTTGCTGGTGAAATGCCATAGCGCCTTGCTAAGGGTACCAAGCTTTGCAGAACTCTCCCAGGTTTTCACCAAGAAATGGAAGTGGTGTGTCCTAAATAATTAGAATGGCCCATCCCCTGCCaacatttaaaaagaattgCCCATCAAAAGTGCAAGTAGTTAAAACTTGATCTTCAATATGGAAGGCCTTGAGTTAAAGTTTCAATTACGGGAACTTTGTTGATGTGacgtgattattttttaatatattttttatttgtaaatatattaaaaaaaatatttgttttaaaaaaattatttttaatattaatacattaaaatgatctaaaattattttaaaaaaattatttaaagcaaaggaaaaaaaaataaaaaatattaaaaaaaacacttttagtacacaaaaataatcatatatttattcaataacCTATGGCATTTCGAGTTCTTATCAGCTACCTAACATAGAAGATTCTTCCAAGAAAACAAGATGGGTCCTCAATTATAAAAGGGTGATGAAACCTAGAGCAATCAATTCTAAGCTTCAATGGATTGATTTTGATGGCTTAAAaggctatatttttttaaaattagtatattttaaaaaataatcttagtagaataacacaatttaaaaaaaaataatgaaatagcATACTTTTATCTTGTCATACTTCTAAAGCAAATGACTTAGAGTTTCATCATTTGAAGGTCAACAAAGTGAAACTCTAAATTATTTGGCTTAACTAGTCAATTGATTaaacttaatgatttttttcttccaaatatattttatgagtcaaaatatatatatatatatccaacttataaactcaaaaataaactataattaCAATCACAAAAAGTTATTGTTTAAACAATAgttgttttctgtttttcaaTGTCAATGATATAATCGAGCTTGTGATAACAGGTGATTCTGAACAGCCAAGTGTGGATCTGCCATAACTAAATGAAGATCCGCCCCAAGCAGATTAAGTGGATGGCCTAGTAGATTCATTTATGAACCACTAGGACAAGTCTAGACCTAGGAGAAGGTCTAGTCGCGCTAAACTAAAATAATGGCTCAAAaatgctataattttttatctgattATTGGATCgtgcttaaatttttataggaGTTTTCAGAGATAGTTTTCCTTGTAATAGTCATTGTATCATTATGCGAACTATCGGAtctttaaatatcaaaaatctcGCTAAAGCCCCTAGATTTTAGtagttttgagatttttatattatttttggagtCGGTTGACTGATTTTATTGACCATTGCAAATCAGTCGATCAGTTGAGCCAAATAATTGGAATTTTACCTTGTCGTCCTTCAAAAATACAACATTTACTAAATGTCACACTTTTAAAATGTAGCAAGATGAAAGCGTGCTAATTCGCccaattgttttgattttgtgtgTTGAATTCCTAATTTATCCCTTAAAAGAACTCACTCATAAACCCCAttgcttgaaaatattttaaaaagaatggtAGGTCTCTTCAGTTTTGATGGAAAAAGGTTGAGAATTTTGACTAGtaacatgtcatttttttgtttatatcaGTTTTCACCACCACCCTCCCCTTCTTTTCTTAAGACCATTTTGACAGAAGATATGCTTACTGATCATTTGTTTCAATGGTGTGCAGTGGTGATACAGACGGAAGGGTACCTTTCACTTCTACCCAGTATGCAATTAACAAGATGAAACTTCCTATCAAAACTGAATGGTATCCATGGTTCCACGGTGGAGAGgtaaacttcttcttcttcttcttcttttatcacTTCAGCATTTACTGAATTATATTATCTCAAGTAAACGAGTTTCAAAACAATGGAAGAACAGGTGGGACATATGGTACCAAGCATCCAGCCTGTGAGAGCATCTGCATTGATCAGTCACTTCCTTGCAGCCACACCTCTTCCATAGTCAATTGATGTGATTCTCTTCATCGCCTATTGGACACTTGTTCAAGTCAAGCCTGCAGATTATACAGGAAAAATAAGGATGATCTTACCAGAAGATTCTTcctcaaaaaatttcaattttggaTTTATGGGATCCGCCAAGAAAATCTACTCATTCAATGAATTCTACTATCTCCTTGAAGTTGTCTTTCCATTCATGAGTTCTCCATCCTTCCCAACATCAAGGGTAGCTGAGTTTCCAAGCTGCGCGTACAGGCAGCAACTGTCAATGAATTACAATCCTAGATAAGCATAGAAGGAAATATGGAGGAAACAACTCATGATTAAAACCTTCGTAGGTATCAATGACCTTTGAGGTTTTGTGGTGGTTTTGGAGtgtggttgtgattattttttaaaatatttttttcattaaaatatattaaaattatataatttttttaaaaacacagatTAAATCCTTGGCTTCACAACCTGTCCTAAGACAGCGTATGATACACCAATACAAAAGACTAAAGCATGGTATATATaaccaagagaaagaaaaacatcaaacaacAAGATTACCAAATAATCCCAACTCTTGCTCAAATACCAATTCTTCATCACCCTGAAATAACCGCTCCTCCCCTAGGAGTTCCCCAACAACACTGCAGATGGCAGAGCATTTCACCTGAAAGCTTGAAAATGGTTCGGCTGTGGCCAGAGCTCTAGGGAACTAAACGATCGCACCGATTCAAACAGTTTTTCTTCTGAAATAAATTCTAGACATTATGGCCAACAAAGTGATTTTTAATGAATGTTTAACAAAAGAACACATTCACAGAGATGAACAGCCTGAATTCTCCGGGCAGGAAGCAACGCGTTCGGCTGTGATAATTAATATCCAAACAACCTGACATAATACCATGAAAAATCCTTCTCCCTTCAAAATTAGAATTAAACACAACTTACAGCAAGTCAGAAACAGAACACCTTTGTTTcgataattcaaaatattattgattacaGAAGGGATACATTTTACATGTGTATATGAAAAAGACATTATAACAAGCAACCTCATAATTCTTTACATGTCATGGCCATCATCTATCTCCACACAAGGGATGTGGGATATCAATGGCCAGTACACTCCTTTCTCCTTGGAACAGCGCTGTGTCATTAACGGACAGTCCCTGATGCTGAATCTTCCAAGAGCATGAGGTAGGCATCCCCTAGGCAAGGACTTTAATTTTGGACAATCAACAATTTCTAGCTCTTCTAGATTCGCAAGACTTTGGAGCTGCATGGATAGAGATTCCAGATTTGGAAGTCTTCCAATCCAAACAGAAGTTAGAGATGTAGGAAGCAGACACTTCTCATCTGGAAAGGAAACTGTGCCCGAAAAACATCCACCAGCGATACTAAAATCTCTAAGGAAGGCTAGACTTTGCAAGTTCCACTCTGACAGGCACCCATCGAGACTATCACAATCCCAGATCTCAAGCGATGTCAAGTTCGGAGGCATATCACCTTTTGGAAAGGAATTCAGAGCTGGGCAGCTACAAATTGTCAGTTCTTGCAGAGATGTGAGTTTTCGCATCGCTTTAGGTAGAGACTTGAGATTTTTGCAATTGTATATAGCCAACGTTCTGAGGTTAGCGAGGGAAAAGCCATCTCCTGGAAAGTGCTTGAGAGCAGAACAATTACTTAAATTTAATTCAGAGAGATGCTTGAAGCTGCCAAGGCACTCAGGAAAGCTTGACAGGACTTCGCAGTCTGAAATGGCTAGGTATTCAAGGGACATATCATCATGCAACATCATTTCTGAAGGAGGCATCAATTGGGAACAGTCCCAGATTTTTAGTGTCTTGAGTCGAGTTGGTAATTTCCCATCAGGAAAGGATTTGAGAGATGGACAGCCAATGATCTCCAGGTGCTCAAAATGACACAGGGTGCCAGAGCCATTTTTGTTGTGCATCAAACCCTCAGGCAGAGACTTTAATTCTGTACAGTATCGAATCTTCAACCCTTTTAATGTCGGCGGTAACATCCCTCCTGGAAAGCATTTGAGCGAAGGACACTCTTCTATCTCCAAGCATTCAAGAGGACAACTGCTCATGCCATCAGGGAGGGATCCAAGAGCTTTGCAATCCCGAAGTACTAGATGTCTCAGTGACGATAAAAGTCCAGCTTCAGGAATGGACACAAGATTTGGACATGATTCGATGCACAGATACTCAAGTGACAAAAGCATGTGCACCCTATGGATTGGCAGAAGATCCAGCTTACCACAGCCTGACAATTTTGAACTTTTATGAGTGCTGGGCATACCAATCTCTGTCGATGACACAAATTGAGGATGTTCAAAATTTTCTAATTCAGTTCCTTTTTGCCACAAGCAGGTTAGTTCGGGAAAATCAGAAATCATCAGAACTTTAAGTGCTCCCAGTGAATGCAGAAACTGGCCCCTCAAACAAGTAAGCCTTGACATACTCCCAAGTTTCAATGTGATTAGGGAGGAGTTATAAAATATGCATTTAGGTGTCACCTCATCACATTCTTCTAATTTCAGTTCACTATGCACTGGAAGCTTTTCATCTGAATCTACCAATATTGGGCATTTTTCAATCGTAATCTTTACACTGGAAGGAAGACGGCTAGGGAACTTGCCATGCAACTTGGGACAATTCCATAAAGTAAGCTCAGAAAGACTAGTAAATTCTTCTTCAGCTTCTCCGTCAACTCCAGGTGCGGACCAAGATTTCCATTCCTGCATATCCTCAAATGCCAAAGTCTTCAGAGATGGAAAAGGCTTGATGGAAGAACCATATCCATAAAACTCAGGACCAACAGTCTCCACAGCATCCAGGCCTTGTATGCACAGATCCCTGAGTAAAGGTAGCCTCCCAAGTGGTGGCAATACAGTGCATTTCCTGCAACAAGACAGTTTTAAGTGCACTATTTCAGAAAATGATGGATGTCCTACCCATGAAGGAAATTCTGTCCCGCCATAGAATGAAATCTTTAGTTCTTTAAGGTTTGTATGAGGTTGTAGTGAGTCGAGAACAAGCAGTTGATATTCAGGTTGTACTGAGTCAAGAACAAGCATTTGATGTTGTCGGCCTTTATCTTTAATGTCACTCGTAAACCATTCCAATTCTAACTCATCAAGGTTGTGCTTGCCCCTTAAATTAGCATGAACTGCATGTCGAGCATCTATCACATTATGCAATTCCATTATGGAAAGTCGGCCTTGAAGATTCTTCAACCCTCTTAATTCTTCAATTCCACAGCCCTCTTTTTTTCCTACGATGAACTTTGACAATTTCTGAAGACCTGTCAAATTACCCATCCACGAAGGCATCTCAAGTAAGTTATCAGTATCAGTAGTATCCAGATGACAAAGATTGATAAGATTCCCAGTCCCTTGTGGCAGCTTATTAAGCTTCCTGCATCCATATAATTTGAGAGTCTGCAAGTTTATGAGAGTGCTCACAGATTCAGGCAACCGCTTAATCTTAGTTTGAGAGAAATTAAGGTAACGTAACTGCTTCAAATCACCAATTGAATTTGGTAGCTCTGTAATGCAGTAACCACTCAATGAAAGAACTCTTAAGCGTCTCAATTTGAACAGTGCCTCATGTAATACATTTTTACTCAAGTAGCAATATGCGGCCCAAGGTGAAGAGTAAAGTCGCAATGCAATGAAAGTTCGCAGACGCTTCAGTTTACCCAGGTCTTTGAACCTCTGCAGCACCTCGTATGTACGACGAGTGAACGACATATGGCGAGTCTTTTCAGGATCTTGAAAGACCttgttattttccagcttatcaTTTAAATTGACACACGTTTCTCCAGCA
This genomic interval from Populus alba chromosome 1, ASM523922v2, whole genome shotgun sequence contains the following:
- the LOC118047084 gene encoding putative disease resistance RPP13-like protein 1 gives rise to the protein MALVIGDAILSATISHIIDQLSSLELLKLARRGKIHSDIKKLEANLHMIHAVLDDAEEKQMESHAVKVWLDQIRELAYDIEDLLDGVFTDLKEEQRASSSKAKSAIPGFLSSFYPGNFLLTYKTDTKIKRITARLQEIAQKKNNLELRENGSGGVLKSKSLKRLPSTSLVDLSYVSGRDNDKEEILKLLFSDKGCDEYGNDVIPIVGMGGVGKTTLAQLVYNDEKVDKFFDFKVWCCVSEDFDVVRVTRTILEAVSGSYDAKDLNLLQLRLREKLAGKKFLVVLDDVWNENYDDWTVLRRPFQVTSPGSRIILTTRNQDVALMMSAFPCYLLKELSFEDSLSLFAKHALGRSNFSDLPDLQEIGQKIVRRCGGLPLAVKTLGGLLRTKPYVDEWESVLNSKMWDISEHKGSIVPALRLSYYHLPSHLKQLFVFCSILPKDYEFYKDELVLLWMAQGFLPDAGGKKRMEDFYSCFNELLSRSFFQRSSSNEQRYLMHHLISDLAQSIAGETCVNLNDKLENNKVFQDPEKTRHMSFTRRTYEVLQRFKDLGKLKRLRTFIALRLYSSPWAAYCYLSKNVLHEALFKLRRLRVLSLSGYCITELPNSIGDLKQLRYLNFSQTKIKRLPESVSTLINLQTLKLYGCRKLNKLPQGTGNLINLCHLDTTDTDNLLEMPSWMGNLTGLQKLSKFIVGKKEGCGIEELRGLKNLQGRLSIMELHNVIDARHAVHANLRGKHNLDELELEWFTSDIKDKGRQHQMLVLDSVQPEYQLLVLDSLQPHTNLKELKISFYGGTEFPSWVGHPSFSEIVHLKLSCCRKCTVLPPLGRLPLLRDLCIQGLDAVETVGPEFYGYGSSIKPFPSLKTLAFEDMQEWKSWSAPGVDGEAEEEFTSLSELTLWNCPKLHGKFPSRLPSSVKITIEKCPILVDSDEKLPVHSELKLEECDEVTPKCIFYNSSLITLKLGSMSRLTCLRGQFLHSLGALKVLMISDFPELTCLWQKGTELENFEHPQFVSSTEIGMPSTHKSSKLSGCGKLDLLPIHRVHMLLSLEYLCIESCPNLVSIPEAGLLSSLRHLVLRDCKALGSLPDGMSSCPLECLEIEECPSLKCFPGGMLPPTLKGLKIRYCTELKSLPEGLMHNKNGSGTLCHFEHLEIIGCPSLKSFPDGKLPTRLKTLKIWDCSQLMPPSEMMLHDDMSLEYLAISDCEVLSSFPECLGSFKHLSELNLSNCSALKHFPGDGFSLANLRTLAIYNCKNLKSLPKAMRKLTSLQELTICSCPALNSFPKGDMPPNLTSLEIWDCDSLDGCLSEWNLQSLAFLRDFSIAGGCFSGTVSFPDEKCLLPTSLTSVWIGRLPNLESLSMQLQSLANLEELEIVDCPKLKSLPRGCLPHALGRFSIRDCPLMTQRCSKEKGVYWPLISHIPCVEIDDGHDM